One Candidatus Sulfurimonas baltica DNA segment encodes these proteins:
- a CDS encoding PA2779 family protein, whose protein sequence is MKISKLVLSFILSISLFSGVLSAQMASTDALVGNYASASSKDKLAQIISREDVVKRFEELGVDSKMIEARVASMTDEEASKIAYQIDTLPAGADGGASIIGAIVFIFIVLLITDILGVTKVFNFTKPITNN, encoded by the coding sequence ATGAAAATTTCAAAACTTGTTTTATCATTTATTTTAAGTATATCTCTGTTTTCAGGGGTTTTATCAGCACAAATGGCTTCTACAGATGCACTTGTAGGAAATTATGCTTCTGCATCTTCTAAAGATAAACTTGCCCAGATTATCTCCCGTGAGGACGTTGTAAAAAGATTTGAAGAGTTGGGTGTAGATTCGAAAATGATTGAGGCTAGAGTTGCTTCTATGACTGATGAAGAGGCTTCAAAAATCGCATATCAAATTGACACATTGCCTGCAGGTGCAGATGGCGGCGCGTCTATAATAGGTGCCATTGTTTTTATTTTTATAGTTTTGTTGATTACCGATATTCTTGGAGTAACAAAAGTTTTTAACTTTACTAAACCTATAACTAATAACTAG
- a CDS encoding thioredoxin domain-containing protein, producing MSNKLATQDSPYLQQHKDNPVDWYPWGDEAFLKAKKENKAIFISIGYSSCHWCHVMEETVFENQICADILNEHFVSIKVDREERPDIDKHYQEVHMLLNRRAGGWPTSIFCTPQNKPFFAGTYIPPESQGGSIQGMGFIELTKLIGEKIAQNDEQIYKNADEIEGFLNHIEHPKEATLLKEDFVKNFMLQVKNNYQTKDGGFSVAPKFPHVSTLGTLLTIDKLYGDKEASSMLLHTLNSMKKGGMYDLVDGGFCRYSVDNEWIVPHFEKMLYDNALLCEVYANAYLTYMDESFLHVAKDIADFWQNFMSEDNLFYSASDADSEGEEGTYFIYTYEEVYNILQVNNYENIEDILRSLSVTKNGNFDGKNIIRFKDAEAPKEFETIKVLLGDLRASREYPFCDKKIQTSWSSMMIKSLFVLGNIDTKYKDRAKKSLDALLKTMFIEGNLYHTTLIHKRPKVEAFLEDYAYLAQALILAFNSTQDEVYLVKAQHFANMALEEFYKNGVWKFSTGEFETKADIADNTYTSSVSIMIDVLISLSTLLEDEKYAHFAFKTLEYNSFELARRPVVYPYMLRQMLRYLKGDRIIKSNIKNLQNNAFKLSSISYPFIQQKAADEKDFMICGTKSCFASIENLNNINDIIAKSF from the coding sequence ATGTCAAACAAATTAGCTACACAAGACTCACCATATCTGCAACAACACAAAGATAATCCTGTTGATTGGTATCCTTGGGGTGACGAAGCATTTCTTAAGGCAAAAAAAGAGAACAAAGCAATATTTATATCTATAGGTTACAGTTCATGTCACTGGTGTCATGTAATGGAAGAGACTGTATTTGAGAACCAGATATGTGCAGATATTTTAAATGAGCATTTCGTATCTATAAAGGTTGACCGTGAAGAGCGTCCAGATATAGATAAACACTATCAGGAAGTTCACATGTTGCTCAACCGTCGTGCCGGAGGTTGGCCAACATCTATTTTTTGTACCCCACAAAACAAACCATTTTTTGCAGGAACTTATATACCTCCAGAGTCTCAAGGTGGGAGCATTCAAGGGATGGGGTTTATAGAACTTACAAAACTTATTGGTGAGAAGATAGCCCAAAATGATGAACAAATTTATAAAAATGCAGATGAAATTGAAGGTTTTCTAAATCATATTGAACACCCAAAAGAGGCAACTCTACTAAAAGAGGATTTCGTCAAGAACTTTATGCTTCAGGTTAAGAACAACTATCAGACAAAAGATGGAGGTTTCTCGGTTGCACCTAAGTTTCCACATGTAAGCACACTTGGAACACTCCTTACTATTGACAAACTATATGGCGACAAAGAGGCCTCTTCCATGTTGCTTCATACTTTAAACAGTATGAAAAAGGGTGGCATGTATGACTTGGTTGACGGTGGGTTTTGTCGCTACTCCGTTGACAACGAGTGGATAGTTCCTCACTTTGAGAAGATGCTTTATGATAACGCCCTGCTTTGTGAAGTTTATGCAAATGCCTACCTAACATACATGGATGAGAGTTTTCTACATGTAGCCAAAGATATTGCAGATTTTTGGCAAAACTTTATGAGTGAAGACAACCTTTTTTACAGTGCGAGTGATGCAGACAGTGAGGGCGAAGAGGGAACTTACTTTATTTATACCTATGAGGAAGTTTATAATATTTTACAGGTGAACAACTATGAGAATATTGAAGATATTCTACGAAGTCTTAGTGTTACAAAAAATGGAAATTTCGATGGGAAAAATATTATCAGATTTAAAGATGCAGAGGCACCAAAAGAGTTTGAAACTATAAAAGTCCTCCTAGGTGATTTAAGAGCCTCGAGAGAGTACCCGTTTTGTGATAAAAAAATTCAAACCTCATGGTCAAGTATGATGATAAAATCTCTTTTTGTTTTAGGGAACATTGATACAAAATATAAAGATAGAGCTAAAAAAAGCCTTGATGCACTACTAAAAACTATGTTTATTGAGGGAAATCTTTACCATACAACACTTATACATAAAAGACCAAAAGTGGAAGCTTTTTTGGAGGACTACGCTTATCTTGCACAGGCTCTAATTTTAGCATTCAATTCAACTCAAGATGAAGTGTATCTAGTTAAAGCCCAGCACTTTGCAAATATGGCACTCGAAGAGTTTTACAAAAACGGTGTTTGGAAATTCAGCACAGGAGAGTTTGAGACAAAAGCCGATATAGCAGACAACACATACACTAGCTCGGTAAGTATTATGATAGATGTACTAATATCTTTAAGCACTCTTCTTGAAGATGAAAAATATGCTCACTTTGCATTTAAAACGCTGGAGTACAACTCTTTTGAACTAGCACGCCGCCCTGTTGTTTATCCTTACATGTTACGTCAAATGCTCAGGTATTTAAAGGGTGACAGAATTATAAAATCAAACATAAAAAATCTTCAAAACAATGCTTTTAAACTTAGCTCAATCAGCTACCCTTTTATACAACAAAAAGCCGCTGATGAGAAAGATTTTATGATTTGCGGAACAAAAAGCTGTTTTGCCAGCATAGAAAATCTAAACAATATTAATGATATAATCGCCAAAAGTTTTTAA